From one Thalassospira lucentensis genomic stretch:
- a CDS encoding tripartite tricarboxylate transporter TctB family protein, whose protein sequence is MSQDSLLGVSINFDTSHTVFPTIIAVILGILFVAILVTRGKTMLVAVGNGPWWPVGIDHMRFFGTIAGTVVYFLAMPAVGDLFPNTGLGFYLCSIPYLFGMSVLYLHERGRKQLLIAGLNAIIAPSLVWYILSELFNISLP, encoded by the coding sequence ATGTCCCAAGACTCCCTGCTTGGTGTGTCGATCAATTTCGATACATCACACACCGTTTTCCCGACCATCATTGCCGTCATCCTAGGCATCCTTTTTGTTGCCATCCTTGTGACGCGCGGCAAGACCATGCTGGTCGCGGTTGGCAATGGCCCTTGGTGGCCTGTTGGCATAGACCATATGCGGTTTTTCGGAACGATTGCCGGAACCGTCGTCTATTTTCTGGCGATGCCTGCGGTTGGTGATCTGTTTCCCAATACCGGCCTTGGATTTTACCTGTGCTCGATCCCGTATCTGTTTGGCATGAGCGTGCTGTATCTGCATGAACGTGGGCGCAAACAGCTTTTGATCGCGGGACTGAATGCGATCATCGCGCCGAGCCTTGTCTGGTACATCCTGTCCGAACTTTTCAATATCTCGCTGCCATAG